From Paracoccus aminovorans, one genomic window encodes:
- a CDS encoding 5'-methylthioadenosine/S-adenosylhomocysteine nucleosidase (Enables the cleavage of the glycosidic bond in both 5'-methylthioadenosine and S-adenosylhomocysteine) translates to MHDDQGGQSDMTVAPDMLAGRRVLFVMALEAEYGPQLRARIAPLMTGVGPVEAAVALTAALAELAACGELPELVVSLGSAGSRQLEQVRVYQVSSLEYRDMDASALGFPKGETPLLGLPARQDLPHRIPGLAAASLATGASIVSGAGYEAVAAQMVDMESYAVLRACQRFGLPLIGLRGISDGAEELRQLSDWTQYLHLVDRNLAEAVDRLAEALESGALTLAPLPRAVPSGA, encoded by the coding sequence ATGCATGACGACCAGGGCGGACAGAGCGACATGACCGTGGCGCCGGACATGCTGGCGGGACGGCGGGTGCTGTTCGTGATGGCGCTGGAGGCCGAATACGGCCCGCAGCTGCGCGCCCGCATCGCGCCGCTGATGACCGGCGTCGGCCCGGTCGAGGCGGCGGTGGCCCTGACCGCCGCGCTGGCGGAACTGGCGGCGTGCGGGGAACTGCCCGAGCTGGTGGTCTCGCTGGGCTCGGCCGGGTCGCGGCAGCTGGAACAGGTCCGCGTCTATCAGGTATCGTCGCTGGAATATCGCGACATGGATGCCTCGGCCCTGGGGTTTCCCAAGGGCGAGACCCCGCTTCTGGGCCTGCCCGCGCGGCAGGACCTGCCGCATCGCATTCCGGGCCTGGCCGCGGCCAGCCTCGCGACCGGGGCCAGCATCGTCAGCGGCGCCGGATACGAGGCGGTGGCGGCGCAGATGGTGGACATGGAAAGCTATGCGGTGCTGCGCGCCTGCCAGCGCTTCGGCCTGCCGCTGATCGGCCTGCGCGGCATTTCCGACGGCGCCGAGGAATTGCGGCAGCTCTCGGACTGGACGCAATATCTGCATCTGGTCGACCGCAACCTGGCCGAGGCCGTGGACCGCCTTGCCGAGGCGCTGGAATCCGGCGCCCTGACGCTGGCGCCGCTGCCGCGAGCCGTCCCGTCTGGAGCCTAG
- a CDS encoding H-NS histone family protein, with amino-acid sequence MNIDLDAMSLKDLRDLRNKLDRAISTFEDRRKREALAAAETAAREFGFNLAELTIAKQARSKVAPKYANPQDPSLTWTGRGRKPRWVQEALDTGKKLEELEI; translated from the coding sequence ATGAACATCGATTTGGACGCAATGTCCTTGAAAGACCTGCGCGACCTGCGCAACAAGCTGGACCGCGCCATTTCCACCTTCGAGGACCGCCGCAAACGCGAGGCGCTGGCTGCGGCGGAAACCGCGGCGCGGGAATTCGGGTTCAATCTTGCCGAACTGACCATCGCGAAACAGGCACGCAGCAAGGTGGCGCCGAAATATGCCAATCCGCAGGATCCTTCGCTGACCTGGACCGGCCGCGGCCGCAAGCCGCGCTGGGTGCAAGAGGCGCTGGACACCGGCAAGAAGCTGGAAGAACTGGAAATCTGA
- a CDS encoding dihydrodipicolinate synthase family protein, which produces MKPTFKLEGIYTPLITPFHADGGIDFDGLADLVEHLVAGGVHGLISGGSTGENYAETVEERLELARFIAERSAGRLPVIVGTGAMRTPDSIALAEGARAMGADAILLATPPYSVPTEAENAANALEIDRAAGLPVILYNYPGRMGVSMGRAFLDIVGASENVVGIKESSGDVNRIHTLACDYPNIQMSCGMDDQALEFFAWGARSWICAGSNFLPEEHVALYEACAVRGDFATGRRIMTAMMPLMGVLEQGGKFIQCVKHGVETAGLRAGPMRPPLQGLNADEKAELEAVIATLKTAVAAIVEGE; this is translated from the coding sequence ATGAAACCGACATTCAAGCTCGAAGGCATCTACACGCCGCTGATCACCCCGTTCCACGCCGACGGCGGCATCGACTTCGACGGTCTGGCCGATCTGGTCGAGCATCTGGTCGCGGGGGGCGTGCACGGGTTGATCTCGGGCGGCTCGACCGGCGAGAACTATGCCGAGACCGTCGAGGAACGCCTGGAGCTGGCCCGCTTCATCGCCGAGCGCAGCGCCGGCCGGCTGCCGGTCATCGTCGGCACCGGCGCCATGCGCACCCCCGACAGCATCGCGCTGGCCGAAGGCGCGCGCGCGATGGGCGCCGATGCGATCCTGCTGGCGACGCCGCCCTATTCGGTGCCGACCGAGGCCGAGAACGCCGCCAATGCGCTGGAAATCGACCGCGCCGCCGGCCTGCCGGTCATCCTCTACAACTACCCCGGCCGCATGGGCGTCAGCATGGGGCGCGCGTTCCTGGACATCGTCGGCGCCTCGGAAAACGTCGTCGGCATCAAGGAAAGCTCGGGCGACGTGAACCGCATCCACACGCTGGCCTGCGACTATCCGAACATCCAGATGAGCTGCGGCATGGACGACCAGGCGCTGGAATTCTTTGCCTGGGGCGCGCGCAGCTGGATCTGCGCCGGCTCGAACTTCCTGCCCGAGGAGCATGTCGCGCTGTATGAAGCCTGCGCCGTGCGCGGCGATTTCGCCACCGGCCGCCGGATCATGACCGCGATGATGCCGCTGATGGGCGTGCTGGAGCAGGGCGGCAAGTTCATCCAATGCGTCAAGCACGGGGTCGAGACCGCCGGGCTGCGCGCCGGGCCGATGCGCCCGCCGCTGCAGGGGCTGAACGCCGATGAAAAGGCCGAGCTGGAAGCGGTGATCGCGACGCTGAAGACCGCCGTCGCCGCCATCGTCGAGGGGGAATGA
- the secB gene encoding protein-export chaperone SecB: MSDENNNGAAAPDAQAGVRLQVLTQYIRDLSFENAVAQKGLPAGDVQPEISVQVSLDARKRPTEHQYEVISKFRVQSTNAGDKAPLFLCELDYGGIFHVEGVPEDQLHPFLMIECPRMLFPFVRRIVSDMTRDGGFPPFNMDPIDFVALYRQEIARRMQAERPADQPLS, translated from the coding sequence ATGAGCGACGAGAACAACAACGGTGCCGCGGCTCCCGACGCCCAGGCCGGCGTGCGCCTGCAGGTGCTGACGCAATACATCCGCGATCTGTCCTTTGAAAACGCCGTGGCGCAGAAGGGTCTGCCCGCGGGCGACGTCCAGCCCGAGATCAGCGTGCAGGTCAGCCTGGATGCCCGCAAGCGCCCGACCGAGCACCAGTACGAGGTCATCAGCAAGTTCCGCGTGCAATCGACCAATGCCGGCGACAAGGCGCCGCTGTTCCTGTGCGAACTGGACTATGGCGGCATCTTCCACGTCGAGGGCGTGCCCGAGGACCAGCTGCACCCCTTCCTGATGATCGAATGTCCCCGGATGCTGTTTCCCTTCGTGCGGCGCATCGTTTCGGACATGACCCGCGACGGCGGCTTTCCGCCCTTCAACATGGACCCGATCGACTTCGTGGCGCTGTACCGCCAGGAGATCGCGCGCCGCATGCAGGCCGAAAGGCCCGCCGACCAGCCGCTGTCCTGA
- a CDS encoding ActR/PrrA/RegA family redox response regulator transcription factor — protein sequence MAEEFQIGPDPSLLLVDDDEIFLNRLARAMEKRGFEVSRAASVAEARKLLAESAPAFAVVDLRLEDGNGLDVVDAVRDARADARIVVLTGYGAIATAVAAVKMGATDYLSKPADADDVTRALLSRGEMLPPPPETPMSADRVRWEHIQRVYEQCDRNVSETARRLHMHRRTLQRILAKRSPR from the coding sequence ATGGCCGAGGAATTCCAGATCGGACCCGACCCCAGCCTGCTGCTGGTGGACGACGACGAGATCTTTCTGAACCGGCTGGCCCGGGCAATGGAAAAGCGCGGCTTCGAAGTCAGCCGCGCCGCATCGGTGGCCGAGGCGCGCAAGCTGCTTGCGGAAAGCGCGCCCGCCTTTGCCGTGGTCGACCTTCGGCTGGAGGACGGCAACGGCCTGGACGTGGTCGATGCCGTCCGCGATGCGCGGGCCGATGCGCGCATCGTCGTGCTGACCGGATATGGCGCCATCGCCACCGCCGTGGCCGCGGTCAAGATGGGTGCGACGGATTATCTCTCGAAACCCGCCGATGCCGACGACGTGACCCGCGCGCTGCTGTCGCGCGGCGAGATGCTGCCGCCGCCGCCCGAAACGCCGATGTCGGCAGATCGCGTGCGCTGGGAGCATATCCAGCGCGTCTATGAGCAATGCGACCGCAATGTCAGCGAAACCGCGCGCCGATTGCATATGCACAGGCGCACATTGCAGCGGATTTTAGCCAAGCGCAGCCCGCGTTAA
- a CDS encoding Tim44/TimA family putative adaptor protein, protein MSNPLLQLLVLGAIAVFLILRLRGVLGTRDGFETPRLPEEPAPRKRFDVIDGSAEAGDSDITDHAEPGSPIARALEQMKRAEPEFAVGPFLSGAKSAYEMILMAFERGDLSEVRGFLAPQVAEAFETVIADREARGLTTEAQFLGTRETGLAGAEFTPATGMAQLSVRFVGEMIVATRDAQGNVVEGDPKAARKQRDTWTFARRMGEDDPNWQLIATA, encoded by the coding sequence ATGTCGAACCCTCTGCTGCAACTTCTCGTCCTGGGCGCGATCGCCGTCTTCCTGATCCTGCGCCTGCGCGGGGTCCTGGGCACGCGCGACGGGTTCGAGACGCCGCGCCTGCCCGAGGAGCCGGCCCCGCGCAAGCGCTTCGACGTGATCGATGGCTCGGCCGAAGCCGGCGACAGCGACATTACCGATCATGCCGAGCCGGGCAGCCCCATCGCCAGGGCGCTGGAGCAGATGAAGCGCGCCGAGCCCGAGTTTGCCGTCGGCCCGTTCCTGTCCGGGGCGAAATCGGCCTATGAGATGATCCTGATGGCCTTCGAGCGCGGCGACTTGTCCGAGGTGCGCGGCTTCCTAGCGCCCCAGGTGGCTGAGGCCTTCGAGACGGTGATCGCCGACCGCGAGGCCCGCGGCCTGACCACCGAGGCGCAGTTCCTGGGCACCCGCGAAACCGGGCTGGCCGGGGCCGAATTCACCCCTGCCACCGGCATGGCCCAGCTTTCCGTGCGCTTCGTCGGCGAGATGATCGTCGCCACGCGCGACGCCCAGGGCAATGTGGTCGAGGGCGACCCCAAGGCCGCGCGCAAGCAGCGCGACACCTGGACCTTCGCCCGCCGCATGGGCGAGGACGATCCGAACTGGCAACTGATCGCCACGGCCTGA
- a CDS encoding Smr/MutS family protein: MARKRRGLSAEDKALWSRVAASAVPMHPARKPDDLPLPEPTLKPPRPMAPPPSPLPLAELRIGGRTLGGPAIRIDLSPAPPQTVHAQPLRMDHKTHRQMTRGKLAPEARIDLHGMTLNIAQPVLTRFILQARAEGRRLVLVITGKGREGGPDAPLPVRPGALRHNVPHWLHMPPLNQVVLQIRPAHRRHGGEGAYYVYLRR, translated from the coding sequence ATGGCAAGGAAGCGGCGCGGACTTTCGGCCGAGGACAAGGCCCTCTGGTCCCGCGTCGCCGCCTCCGCGGTGCCGATGCATCCCGCGCGCAAGCCCGACGACCTGCCCCTGCCCGAGCCGACGCTCAAACCGCCCCGGCCCATGGCGCCGCCGCCGTCCCCGCTGCCGTTGGCAGAGCTGCGCATCGGCGGCCGGACGCTCGGCGGTCCCGCCATCCGCATCGACCTGTCGCCCGCACCGCCGCAAACCGTGCATGCCCAGCCGCTGCGCATGGACCACAAGACCCATCGCCAGATGACCCGCGGCAAGCTGGCGCCCGAGGCGCGGATCGACCTGCACGGCATGACGCTGAACATCGCCCAGCCGGTGCTGACCCGCTTCATCCTCCAGGCCCGGGCCGAGGGCCGGCGGCTGGTGCTGGTCATCACCGGCAAGGGACGCGAGGGCGGCCCGGACGCGCCGCTGCCGGTACGGCCCGGCGCGTTGCGCCACAACGTGCCGCATTGGCTGCACATGCCGCCGCTGAACCAGGTCGTGCTGCAGATCCGCCCCGCCCACCGCCGCCATGGCGGCGAGGGCGCCTATTACGTCTATCTGCGCCGCTAG
- a CDS encoding PAS-domain containing protein: protein MVAHFLIAFAAAALAVALALLLMRLVGQRLAGSGGGRGLERGIEPIVFLFRHQLLLDATGPARALLAGLPGDGDWQRLTCWLGMRLPDFGAVLPDLGGAARLEFEERGRPRPLRLLAEDLGDGILRLTLADPAAENAGILVDSLSLGAMEQELEILRSTMDHSPMLAWRQDGQGQVTWANSAYLDLAEAKAPDQVLWPLPQLIDLTPRSPAGGSGARRVQVDHAGQSRWYDCHVHEVAGQTVAIALPADAAVRAERALREFVQTLTKTFADLPIGLAIFDRDRNLQLFNPALIDLTGLATGFLTARPTLYAFLDRLREARMVPEPKDYRSWRNQMASLEAAASSGHHVEMWSLPGGQTYRVTGRPHPDGAVAFLFEDITSEISLTRKFRADLSLGAEVLDSIEDAVAVFAANGELLISNRRYAELWGSGTPATLDDHLAIWTRACGQSPGLAALREALNATLPDEPMRGAMAGPSGGLLSWGLRALSGGRLLLSFAAPVPTLPVGRDPGRLPDPAKPATAAPMPRALTG, encoded by the coding sequence ATGGTTGCGCATTTCCTGATCGCCTTTGCCGCGGCGGCCCTGGCCGTTGCGCTGGCGCTGCTGCTGATGCGGCTGGTGGGGCAACGCCTCGCCGGCTCGGGCGGCGGGCGCGGGCTGGAACGCGGGATCGAGCCCATCGTCTTTCTGTTCCGCCACCAACTGCTCTTGGATGCGACCGGGCCGGCGCGGGCGCTGCTGGCCGGGCTGCCCGGCGACGGCGACTGGCAAAGGCTGACCTGCTGGCTGGGAATGCGCCTGCCCGATTTCGGCGCCGTGCTGCCCGACCTGGGCGGCGCCGCCCGGCTGGAGTTCGAGGAACGTGGCCGTCCCCGCCCCCTGCGCCTGCTGGCCGAGGATCTGGGCGACGGCATCCTGCGCCTGACCCTGGCCGATCCGGCGGCGGAAAACGCCGGCATCCTGGTCGATTCGCTGTCGCTGGGCGCCATGGAGCAAGAGCTGGAAATCCTGCGCAGCACCATGGACCATTCGCCGATGCTGGCCTGGCGACAGGACGGGCAGGGACAGGTGACCTGGGCGAACTCGGCCTATCTGGACCTGGCCGAGGCCAAGGCGCCGGACCAGGTGCTGTGGCCGCTGCCGCAGCTGATCGACCTGACTCCCCGGTCCCCGGCCGGTGGCAGCGGCGCCCGCCGTGTGCAGGTCGATCATGCCGGGCAAAGCCGCTGGTACGACTGCCATGTCCATGAGGTGGCCGGGCAGACCGTCGCCATCGCCCTGCCTGCCGATGCCGCGGTCCGCGCCGAACGCGCCTTGCGCGAATTCGTCCAGACCCTGACCAAGACCTTTGCCGACCTGCCCATCGGCCTGGCGATCTTCGACCGCGACCGCAACCTGCAACTCTTCAATCCGGCGCTGATCGACCTGACCGGGCTCGCCACCGGCTTCCTGACCGCGCGGCCGACGCTCTACGCCTTTCTCGACCGGCTGCGCGAGGCGCGGATGGTGCCCGAGCCCAAGGACTATCGCAGCTGGCGCAACCAGATGGCCTCGCTGGAAGCGGCGGCGTCGTCGGGCCATCACGTCGAAATGTGGTCGCTGCCCGGCGGCCAGACCTATCGCGTCACCGGCCGGCCGCATCCCGACGGCGCGGTGGCCTTCCTGTTCGAGGACATCACCTCGGAAATCTCGCTGACCCGCAAGTTCCGCGCCGACCTGTCTCTGGGCGCCGAGGTGCTGGATTCGATCGAGGATGCGGTGGCGGTCTTTGCCGCCAATGGCGAGCTGCTGATCTCGAACCGCCGCTATGCCGAGCTGTGGGGCTCGGGCACCCCGGCCACGCTGGACGACCACCTGGCGATCTGGACCCGCGCCTGCGGGCAAAGCCCCGGCCTTGCCGCCTTGCGCGAGGCGCTGAATGCGACCTTGCCGGACGAGCCGATGCGCGGCGCCATGGCCGGCCCCTCGGGCGGGCTGTTGTCCTGGGGGCTGCGGGCGCTGTCGGGGGGGCGGCTGCTGCTCAGCTTCGCCGCGCCGGTTCCGACGCTGCCGGTCGGCCGCGACCCGGGCCGCCTGCCCGATCCGGCCAAACCCGCCACCGCTGCGCCGATGCCCCGTGCCCTGACCGGATGA
- a CDS encoding FxsA family protein: MWLLLPFVILPIVEIALFIQVGGLIGVLPVIALVLGSAALGVAVMRRQGARAVLDIQQAMQEFRDPGRPMAHGALVMIAGLLLVVPGLFTSTLGLLLLIPAVRSLVLRRMAARVRVSTSAYGYRQGYPSEADLGADPAGFRPGRGWRDEGVIDGEYSVQDDPPAPVREGLTDQRGDGGRPGGSGWTRH, encoded by the coding sequence ATGTGGCTGCTGTTGCCGTTCGTGATCCTGCCGATCGTCGAGATCGCGCTGTTCATCCAGGTGGGCGGGCTGATCGGCGTCCTGCCGGTGATCGCGCTGGTCCTGGGCTCGGCCGCGCTGGGCGTCGCCGTGATGCGGCGCCAGGGCGCGCGGGCCGTGCTGGACATCCAGCAGGCGATGCAGGAGTTTCGCGATCCCGGCCGGCCGATGGCGCATGGTGCGCTGGTGATGATCGCCGGGCTGCTGCTGGTGGTGCCGGGGCTGTTCACCAGTACCCTGGGGCTCTTGCTGCTGATACCGGCCGTGCGGTCGCTGGTGCTGCGGCGGATGGCGGCGCGGGTCCGGGTGTCGACCAGCGCCTATGGCTATCGCCAGGGCTATCCTTCCGAGGCCGACCTGGGCGCCGATCCGGCCGGCTTTCGTCCCGGTCGCGGCTGGCGCGACGAAGGCGTGATCGACGGCGAATATTCGGTGCAGGACGATCCGCCCGCCCCGGTGCGCGAGGGGCTGACCGACCAGCGCGGCGACGGCGGCCGGCCCGGCGGCTCGGGCTGGACGCGGCATTGA
- a CDS encoding ActS/PrrB/RegB family redox-sensitive histidine kinase — protein MSIGLVSRRIDLLPGQPGPEPIRLRTLILLRWVAIAGQLAAVGAALAIGAEFSLVRVLGVIGLAVALNLSLSLRPGRRITGREAAWQLGFDLAQIAALLALTGGLENPFALLLLAPVTIAATALPGRHLLALGTATFVMVTLAAVFAQPLSFHATRLSLQYPLLVGHWFALVIGALFFSSFARLVAAEVSATSDALFAARMALEREQKLQHLGGVVAAAAHELGTPLATIKLVSAELSDELSDALPEREDLAEDLALLRQSADRCRDILKSMGGAGRDDLLIRSAPLSEVLSEAAAPHRDRGAQIEMQAAEENPIVHRDAAVIHGLRNLIQNAVDFASDRVTVQTGSDRREIWVRIIDDGPGFPPALLPRIGSPFLTTRPRAEDGRSYEGMGLGLFIAKALLERSGARLRFGNGARGAEITVIWPRTLIEADNREALGPNPQILG, from the coding sequence GTGTCCATCGGCCTTGTTTCCCGCCGCATCGACCTTTTGCCCGGCCAGCCGGGGCCCGAGCCGATCCGGCTGCGCACGCTGATCCTGCTGCGCTGGGTCGCCATCGCCGGGCAATTGGCGGCGGTGGGGGCGGCCCTGGCCATCGGCGCGGAATTTTCCCTGGTTCGGGTGCTGGGGGTCATCGGGCTGGCGGTGGCGTTGAACCTGTCGCTGTCGCTGCGGCCGGGACGGCGCATCACCGGGCGCGAGGCGGCCTGGCAGCTGGGCTTCGACCTGGCGCAGATCGCGGCGCTGCTGGCGCTGACCGGCGGGCTTGAAAATCCCTTCGCGCTGCTGCTGCTGGCGCCGGTGACCATCGCTGCGACGGCGCTGCCCGGCAGGCACCTGCTGGCGCTGGGAACGGCGACCTTCGTGATGGTGACCCTGGCCGCGGTCTTTGCCCAGCCGCTGAGCTTCCACGCCACCCGGCTGTCGCTGCAATATCCGCTGCTGGTCGGGCATTGGTTCGCGCTGGTGATCGGCGCGCTGTTCTTTTCCTCCTTCGCCCGGCTGGTCGCGGCCGAGGTCAGCGCCACCTCGGACGCGCTTTTCGCCGCGCGCATGGCGCTGGAGCGCGAGCAGAAGCTGCAGCACCTGGGCGGCGTGGTCGCCGCCGCCGCGCATGAGCTGGGCACGCCCCTGGCCACGATCAAGCTGGTCAGCGCCGAGCTCTCGGACGAGCTGTCCGACGCCCTGCCCGAACGCGAAGACCTGGCCGAGGACCTGGCCTTGCTGCGCCAATCCGCCGACCGCTGCCGGGACATCCTGAAATCCATGGGCGGGGCCGGGCGCGACGATCTGCTGATCCGCTCGGCGCCTTTGTCCGAGGTGCTGTCCGAAGCCGCGGCCCCGCATCGCGACCGCGGCGCCCAGATCGAAATGCAGGCGGCGGAGGAAAATCCCATTGTCCACCGCGACGCCGCCGTCATTCACGGGCTGCGCAACCTGATCCAGAACGCGGTGGATTTCGCCTCGGACCGGGTGACGGTGCAGACCGGCTCGGACCGGCGCGAGATCTGGGTGCGGATCATCGACGACGGCCCGGGCTTTCCGCCGGCGCTGCTGCCGCGCATCGGCAGCCCGTTCCTGACCACCCGCCCCCGGGCCGAGGACGGCCGCAGCTACGAAGGCATGGGTCTGGGCCTGTTCATCGCCAAGGCGCTTCTGGAGCGTTCGGGCGCGCGGCTGCGCTTCGGCAATGGCGCCCGGGGCGCCGAGATCACCGTGATCTGGCCGCGCACGCTGATCGAGGCCGACAACCGCGAGGCTCTGGGGCCGAACCCGCAGATTCTCGGCTGA
- a CDS encoding HD domain-containing protein — MAKAAKRAWQRMLSGRRLDLLDPTPVDIEIADIAHGLAFVARWNGQTHGDWAYSVAEHSLLVEQIHARTEPEVEPRWRLAALLHDAPEYVIGDMISPVKAALGREYGEMDSRLAAAIHRRFGLPAQLPVAVKRAIKRADRISAWLEAVQIAGFSRAEADRLFPVPDPALVQGLEITLRPPRETRSAYLARFDALIQEMDRAG; from the coding sequence ATGGCCAAAGCCGCGAAACGCGCTTGGCAGCGCATGCTGTCGGGGCGCCGGCTGGACCTGCTGGACCCCACGCCCGTGGATATCGAGATCGCCGACATCGCCCATGGCCTGGCCTTCGTGGCGCGCTGGAACGGCCAGACCCATGGCGACTGGGCCTATAGCGTGGCCGAACATTCGCTGCTGGTCGAGCAGATCCATGCCAGGACCGAGCCCGAGGTCGAGCCGCGCTGGCGTTTGGCGGCGCTGCTGCACGACGCACCGGAATATGTGATCGGCGACATGATCTCGCCCGTGAAGGCGGCTTTGGGCCGGGAATATGGCGAAATGGACTCGCGGCTTGCCGCCGCGATCCATCGCCGTTTCGGATTGCCGGCGCAATTGCCCGTGGCGGTGAAACGCGCGATCAAACGTGCCGACCGGATTTCCGCCTGGCTGGAAGCGGTTCAGATCGCGGGATTTTCGCGCGCCGAAGCGGATCGGCTGTTTCCGGTTCCGGATCCGGCGCTGGTTCAGGGCCTGGAAATAACGCTGCGTCCGCCGCGGGAAACCCGCAGCGCCTATCTCGCGCGTTTTGATGCATTGATCCAGGAAATGGACCGGGCCGGGTGA
- a CDS encoding PLDc N-terminal domain-containing protein, which translates to MSYLFGIIIFALDVWAIASIINTNETTTTKLIWIALVAILPVVGLIIWWLAGPKANYR; encoded by the coding sequence ATGAGCTATCTTTTCGGCATCATCATCTTCGCCCTGGATGTCTGGGCGATCGCCTCAATCATCAACACCAATGAAACCACGACCACCAAGCTGATCTGGATCGCGCTGGTCGCCATCCTGCCGGTGGTGGGGCTGATCATCTGGTGGCTGGCCGGACCCAAGGCGAATTACCGCTAG
- a CDS encoding alpha/beta hydrolase — protein MPRRVILALLLGLAACGPRGEITMAPEAAEVGTVERIYVASNRTFDGSRHEGVSFGRVDVSVPPQRKPGSITYPRKGAKPDPGTDFLVSGYARFNRPQDFRADLRRAVAARPQGDRDVVLFVHGYNNTFAEGLYRFAQIERDLRLPGVPMHFSWPSRGSPLAYAADRDSVLYSRDGLSRSIQIATEASGGKAILVAHSMGALLLMESLRQMAIAGDRRTLDRIGAVVLLSPDIDVGVFRTQARAIGRLPQPFIIFTSGRDRALNLSALISAEPVRLGNLTDARPVADLPVTLVDVGAFSSGDGHFNVATSPALMRILTQAQELNSVFSSDVGGGVGPLTRAALHVERAAQIVISPSF, from the coding sequence ATGCCGAGGCGGGTCATTCTTGCGCTGTTGCTGGGGCTTGCGGCCTGTGGTCCGCGGGGCGAGATCACCATGGCCCCCGAGGCGGCGGAGGTCGGCACGGTCGAGCGGATCTATGTCGCCAGCAATCGCACCTTCGACGGCAGCCGGCACGAAGGGGTCAGCTTCGGCCGGGTCGATGTCTCGGTGCCGCCGCAACGCAAGCCGGGCTCGATCACCTATCCCCGCAAGGGCGCGAAGCCGGACCCGGGGACGGATTTCCTGGTCTCGGGCTATGCGCGTTTCAATCGTCCGCAGGACTTTCGCGCCGACCTGCGTCGCGCCGTGGCGGCGAGGCCTCAGGGTGATCGAGATGTTGTATTGTTCGTGCATGGCTACAACAACACCTTCGCCGAGGGCTTGTATCGCTTTGCCCAGATCGAGCGCGACCTGCGCCTGCCGGGGGTGCCGATGCATTTTTCCTGGCCCTCGCGCGGCAGTCCGCTGGCCTATGCGGCGGATCGCGACAGCGTGCTCTATTCCCGCGACGGGCTGTCGCGCAGCATCCAGATCGCGACCGAAGCGAGCGGCGGCAAGGCGATCCTGGTCGCGCATTCCATGGGCGCCCTGCTGCTGATGGAGAGCCTGCGCCAGATGGCCATCGCCGGCGACCGCCGCACGCTGGACCGGATCGGAGCGGTGGTGCTGCTGTCGCCCGACATCGACGTGGGCGTGTTCCGCACCCAGGCCCGCGCCATCGGCAGGCTGCCGCAGCCCTTCATCATCTTCACCTCGGGGCGGGATCGGGCGCTGAACCTGTCGGCGCTGATCTCGGCCGAGCCGGTGCGGCTGGGCAACCTGACCGATGCGCGGCCGGTGGCGGACCTGCCGGTGACGCTGGTCGATGTCGGCGCCTTCAGCAGCGGCGACGGCCATTTCAACGTCGCGACCTCGCCGGCGCTGATGCGGATCCTGACGCAGGCGCAAGAGTTGAACAGCGTGTTCTCCTCGGACGTGGGCGGCGGGGTCGGGCCGCTGACGCGGGCCGCGCTGCATGTCGAGCGCGCGGCGCAGATCGTGATCTCGCCTTCGTTCTGA